In Burkholderia sp. GAS332, one DNA window encodes the following:
- a CDS encoding Kynurenine formamidase, giving the protein MQTLWDITPAVDTATPVWPGDTPVGIERVWRMEAGSPVNVARLTLSPHTGAHTDAPLHYDAEGAAIGQVPLDAYLGRCRVIHCIGASPVVTPQHLTGSLDDLPPRVLLRTYKNAPTTVWDSAFCAVAPETIDLLAARGVKLIGIDTPSLDPQESKTMDAHHRIRAHRMAILEGIVLDAVAPGDYELIALPLKLTTLDASPVRAVLRALSESR; this is encoded by the coding sequence ATGCAAACACTCTGGGACATCACCCCCGCCGTCGATACCGCGACGCCCGTCTGGCCTGGCGACACACCGGTCGGCATCGAACGCGTGTGGCGCATGGAAGCAGGCTCGCCCGTCAACGTCGCGCGCCTGACGCTGTCGCCGCACACCGGCGCTCATACCGACGCCCCGCTTCACTACGACGCGGAAGGCGCGGCGATCGGCCAGGTGCCGCTCGATGCGTACCTTGGACGCTGCCGCGTGATTCATTGCATCGGCGCTTCGCCTGTTGTGACGCCACAACACCTGACCGGCTCGCTCGACGACCTGCCGCCGCGAGTCTTACTACGCACTTACAAAAACGCGCCGACTACGGTCTGGGACAGCGCGTTTTGTGCAGTTGCGCCGGAGACCATCGATCTCCTCGCTGCTCGCGGCGTCAAGCTGATCGGCATCGATACGCCGTCGCTCGATCCGCAAGAATCGAAGACGATGGACGCGCACCACCGGATTCGCGCGCACCGCATGGCGATCCTCGAAGGCATCGTGCTGGATGCCGTCGCGCCGGGCGACTACGAATTGATCGCGCTGCCGCTCAAGCTGACCACGCTCGATGCGAGCCCCGTGCGCGCGGTGTTGCGTGCGCTGTCCGAATCTCGCTGA
- a CDS encoding transcriptional regulator, AsnC family has translation MNAISLDATDCRILTVLQQEGRISNLDLAERISLSPSACLRRLRLLEEQGVIEHYRACLNREVLGFELEAFVQVSMRNDQENWHERFAEAVRDWPEVVGAFVVTGETHYLLRVLAHNLKHYSDFVLQRLYKAPGVMDIRSNIVLQTLKEDSGVPVSLVKKSSGHAAPHS, from the coding sequence ATGAACGCGATCTCGCTCGACGCCACCGATTGCCGTATCTTGACGGTGCTTCAGCAAGAAGGACGGATCAGCAATCTCGATTTGGCGGAGCGCATTTCGCTCTCGCCGTCGGCCTGTCTACGACGCCTGCGTTTGCTGGAAGAACAGGGCGTCATCGAACACTACCGCGCGTGTCTGAACCGCGAAGTGCTGGGTTTTGAACTGGAAGCGTTTGTGCAGGTGTCGATGCGCAACGACCAGGAGAACTGGCACGAGCGCTTTGCCGAGGCGGTGCGGGATTGGCCGGAAGTGGTCGGCGCGTTTGTCGTGACCGGCGAAACCCACTATCTGCTGCGGGTGCTCGCTCACAATCTCAAACACTATTCGGATTTCGTGCTGCAACGTCTCTATAAGGCGCCGGGCGTGATGGATATTCGTTCGAATATTGTGCTGCAGACGCTGAAGGAAGACTCGGGCGTGCCGGTATCGCTCGTGAAGAAAAGCAGTGGACACGCAGCACCGCATAGCTGA
- a CDS encoding NADH-FMN oxidoreductase RutF, flavin reductase (DIM6/NTAB) family — protein sequence MKRASPPNFDQPAFKQALGQFATGVTVITTRAASGQLIGITASSFNSVSLNPPLVLWSLATRSASMPVFRANSHYVVNVLAASQLDLCKRFATVKGDRFEGVSHAEGDTGMPVLDGALAWFECHNRSRYEEGDHVIFVGEVERCGVHENAAEIAPLVFQNGQFHGLKLL from the coding sequence ATGAAGCGCGCCAGCCCGCCCAACTTCGACCAGCCCGCCTTTAAACAGGCGCTCGGCCAATTCGCCACCGGCGTCACTGTCATTACCACGCGCGCCGCGTCCGGCCAGTTGATCGGCATCACGGCCAGCTCGTTCAATTCGGTTTCGCTCAATCCGCCACTGGTGCTGTGGAGCCTGGCCACGCGCTCGGCGTCGATGCCGGTGTTCCGGGCGAACAGTCACTACGTGGTCAACGTGCTGGCCGCGTCGCAACTGGATCTGTGCAAACGCTTTGCCACGGTGAAGGGCGATCGTTTCGAAGGTGTGTCGCACGCCGAAGGCGACACCGGCATGCCCGTGCTCGACGGCGCGCTCGCCTGGTTCGAATGCCATAACCGCAGCCGCTACGAAGAAGGCGACCACGTGATTTTCGTCGGCGAAGTGGAGCGCTGCGGCGTCCATGAGAATGCCGCGGAGATTGCGCCGCTAGTCTTCCAGAACGGTCAATTTCACGGGCTCAAGCTGCTTTGA
- a CDS encoding peptide-methionine (S)-S-oxide reductase: MSQTGEVATLGGGCFWCLEAVYLGVEGVNSVESGYAGGQTQRPTYEQVCDGVTGHAEVVNVDFDPAKISYREILDIFFAIHDPTQLNRQGNDVGTQYRSVIFTHSDAQRETALQAIREIGEQAIYDGQIVTQVLPLDGNYWPAEAYHQNYFAQHPNQGYCSFVVAPKVAKFRQKFAHRIKAS, from the coding sequence ATGAGTCAGACAGGCGAAGTCGCCACCCTCGGTGGCGGGTGTTTCTGGTGTCTCGAAGCGGTGTATCTGGGCGTCGAAGGCGTGAACTCGGTGGAGTCGGGCTACGCGGGCGGCCAGACCCAGCGACCGACCTATGAACAGGTGTGCGACGGCGTGACGGGCCATGCGGAAGTCGTGAACGTCGACTTCGATCCGGCCAAAATCAGCTATCGCGAGATTCTCGATATTTTCTTCGCGATCCACGATCCGACCCAGTTGAACCGGCAGGGCAACGACGTCGGCACACAATACCGCTCGGTGATTTTTACCCACTCCGATGCGCAGCGTGAAACGGCGTTGCAGGCGATCCGCGAGATTGGCGAACAGGCTATCTACGACGGCCAGATCGTTACCCAGGTCCTGCCGCTCGACGGCAACTACTGGCCGGCCGAGGCGTACCACCAGAACTATTTCGCGCAGCATCCGAATCAGGGGTACTGCTCGTTCGTGGTGGCGCCAAAGGTCGCGAAGTTTCGGCAGAAGTTCGCGCACCGGATTAAGGCGAGCTGA
- a CDS encoding Uncharacterized conserved protein YecE, DUF72 family produces MDQSGTSEVEQPVSGEHDAPTDAVQFDLFGMPVEQTAAPKPDADAGAKRASAEAEATLASSAATPVPAATAQVERQRQPRAKASGAALLWQEDDTPVPPESGTAAEATAAPAAADTPRKRRSRDVLAATPSPELLALAAELPPQVHLGTSTWSFPGWNGIVYGDDYSNSKLSREGLTAYGAHPLLRTVSIDRSFYQALTVTEYLRYAQQVPEHFRFIVKAPMTITDATVRAERGEPVSLNPCFLNAQMAIDEFITPCLEGLGAKAGALVFQLSPLPDQMLAQPAVFIERLAGFLTALPKLPEGTCYAIEIRDASLLTPRFIRTLKAAGVRYCVGIHARMPDPLRQAAALALLDGEPAGPLIVRWSLHGGFKYEQAKAKYEPFNQLVDEDPATRAALAELAARYALAGQPVVIAINNKAEGSAPLSCVELARAIIEAYAHLAHEHEHGHEQTRPESESQSQLGSVPPSNPESESESDSDSESESKPNENGQREGGEQG; encoded by the coding sequence ATGGACCAGAGCGGGACAAGCGAAGTTGAACAGCCGGTGAGCGGCGAGCATGACGCACCAACCGACGCCGTGCAGTTCGATCTGTTCGGGATGCCGGTGGAGCAGACAGCGGCGCCAAAGCCTGATGCGGACGCGGGAGCAAAGCGCGCGAGTGCCGAAGCCGAAGCCACGCTAGCAAGCTCGGCTGCAACGCCAGTGCCGGCGGCCACGGCGCAGGTTGAACGGCAGCGCCAACCGCGCGCAAAGGCAAGCGGCGCCGCCCTGCTCTGGCAGGAAGACGACACACCGGTGCCCCCCGAAAGCGGGACTGCGGCCGAAGCCACTGCAGCGCCGGCGGCCGCCGATACGCCCAGGAAACGCCGCTCGCGCGACGTTCTCGCCGCAACGCCCTCTCCTGAACTCCTGGCGCTCGCCGCCGAACTGCCGCCGCAGGTCCATCTCGGTACGTCGACATGGTCGTTTCCGGGTTGGAACGGCATCGTCTACGGCGACGACTACAGCAATAGCAAACTCTCGCGCGAAGGTCTGACGGCTTATGGCGCGCATCCGCTGTTAAGGACAGTCAGCATCGACCGGTCGTTTTACCAGGCGCTCACCGTCACCGAGTACTTGCGCTATGCACAGCAGGTGCCGGAGCACTTCCGCTTCATCGTCAAAGCGCCGATGACGATCACCGACGCCACCGTGCGCGCCGAACGCGGCGAACCTGTCTCGCTGAACCCGTGCTTTCTGAACGCACAAATGGCAATCGACGAGTTCATCACGCCATGCCTCGAAGGCCTCGGCGCGAAAGCCGGTGCGCTGGTGTTCCAGCTCTCGCCACTACCCGACCAGATGCTCGCGCAACCGGCGGTGTTCATTGAACGCCTTGCCGGGTTCCTGACAGCATTGCCCAAACTGCCTGAAGGCACTTGCTATGCGATCGAAATCCGCGACGCGAGTTTGCTCACGCCGCGCTTCATCCGCACGCTGAAAGCGGCAGGCGTGCGGTATTGCGTTGGGATTCATGCGCGGATGCCGGACCCGTTGCGCCAGGCGGCGGCGCTCGCGCTGCTGGACGGCGAGCCGGCCGGCCCGCTGATCGTGCGCTGGAGTTTGCACGGTGGCTTCAAATACGAGCAGGCGAAGGCCAAGTACGAACCGTTTAACCAGCTAGTCGACGAGGACCCGGCGACCCGCGCCGCGCTGGCAGAACTGGCTGCGCGCTACGCGCTGGCCGGCCAGCCGGTGGTGATCGCGATCAACAACAAGGCGGAAGGTTCGGCGCCGTTAAGCTGCGTGGAACTGGCGCGGGCGATTATTGAAGCGTATGCGCACCTTGCTCATGAGCATGAGCACGGACATGAGCAAACGCGCCCAGAGTCAGAGTCACAATCGCAACTCGGGTCGGTGCCGCCTTCGAATCCGGAGTCCGAGTCGGAGTCGGACTCCGACTCCGAGTCAGAATCAAAGCCGAACGAAAATGGGCAGCGTGAAGGCGGCGAGCAAGGCTGA
- a CDS encoding cyclopropane-fatty-acyl-phospholipid synthase has protein sequence MFWEKKLAQWVEEVKTKANLPARLVLWDGQQHDFGQFAAPRVTLHVKSATALPYLLEPSLDNLGEAYVKGKIDIEGTLSDIINVSYQLARNTVTSASKLARVRRYFQHSKSSDKRAIQYHYDVSNEFYKLWLDENMVYSCAYFENGDEDLATAQIKKIDHILTKIQLQPGQRLLDIGCGWGALVLRAAQKFGAKCVGVTLSQNQFDLATARVKAAGLENQIEIRLQDYRDVEGQFDRITSVGMFEHVGRKNLPGYFQKIHDLLVDDGVAMNHGITSSDSDSGETALGGGEFIDRYVFPDGELPHIGLALEAMQRGGLEAVDVESLRRHYAHTLDLWAENFEAHADEARKLVDDEKFRIWRVYLAGCAYAFETDDVSIYQVVCRKAGRSAKTLPWSRRYMYDKTL, from the coding sequence ATGTTCTGGGAGAAAAAGCTGGCGCAGTGGGTGGAAGAGGTAAAAACCAAGGCTAACCTGCCAGCACGCCTTGTGCTGTGGGACGGTCAGCAACATGACTTCGGGCAGTTCGCCGCGCCTCGGGTCACGCTACATGTCAAAAGCGCTACGGCGCTGCCTTATCTGCTCGAACCGAGCCTCGACAATCTCGGCGAGGCGTACGTGAAGGGCAAGATCGATATCGAAGGCACGCTGTCGGACATCATCAACGTCAGCTATCAGTTGGCGCGCAACACCGTCACCAGCGCGAGCAAGCTGGCGCGCGTACGGCGCTACTTCCAGCACTCGAAGTCGTCTGACAAGAGAGCCATTCAGTATCACTACGACGTCTCGAACGAGTTCTACAAGCTGTGGCTCGACGAGAACATGGTGTACTCGTGTGCGTACTTCGAGAACGGCGATGAAGATCTCGCCACCGCGCAGATCAAGAAGATCGACCACATCCTCACCAAGATCCAGTTGCAACCGGGGCAGCGCCTGCTCGATATCGGCTGCGGCTGGGGTGCGCTCGTCTTGCGCGCCGCGCAAAAGTTCGGCGCGAAGTGCGTCGGCGTGACGCTGTCGCAGAACCAGTTCGATCTCGCGACTGCACGCGTGAAAGCCGCGGGCCTGGAAAACCAGATTGAGATTCGTCTGCAGGACTATCGCGACGTCGAAGGACAGTTCGACCGCATCACCAGCGTCGGCATGTTCGAGCACGTCGGCCGCAAGAATCTGCCGGGCTACTTCCAGAAGATTCACGATCTGCTCGTCGACGACGGCGTCGCCATGAATCACGGCATCACGTCGAGCGATTCGGACAGCGGCGAAACCGCGCTCGGCGGCGGCGAATTCATCGACCGCTATGTCTTTCCGGATGGCGAGCTGCCGCACATCGGCCTCGCGCTCGAAGCCATGCAGCGCGGTGGGCTTGAAGCGGTTGACGTCGAAAGCCTGCGCCGTCACTATGCGCACACGCTGGACCTCTGGGCGGAAAACTTCGAGGCGCATGCGGACGAAGCCCGCAAACTGGTCGACGACGAAAAATTCCGCATCTGGCGCGTGTATCTCGCCGGTTGCGCGTACGCGTTCGAAACCGACGACGTCTCGATCTACCAGGTGGTCTGCCGGAAAGCTGGCCGCAGCGCGAAGACCTTGCCGTGGTCGCGCCGCTATATGTACGACAAAACGTTGTGA
- a CDS encoding Pyridoxamine 5'-phosphate oxidase, translating to MTSLAELRKNYSLGSLDVADIDRNPFRQFDTWFKQAVDAQLPEPNTMTLATVDSRGRPSARIVLIKGVDERGFVFFTNYESRKGRELAANPYASLLFYWIELERQVRVEGRIVKTSAEESDTYFASRPLGSRIGAWASNQSQVIESRSQLETREREISLQYGDQPPRPPHWGGYRLVPETIEFWQGRPSRLHDRLLYTCSSENSDWQISRLSP from the coding sequence ATGACCTCACTCGCCGAACTTCGAAAAAACTATTCGCTGGGTTCTTTGGACGTTGCTGATATCGACCGCAACCCGTTTCGTCAATTCGACACGTGGTTTAAGCAAGCGGTCGACGCCCAACTGCCCGAACCGAATACCATGACGCTGGCCACGGTCGACTCGCGCGGCCGGCCGTCGGCGCGCATCGTGCTGATCAAAGGCGTCGATGAGCGGGGCTTTGTGTTCTTCACCAATTACGAAAGCCGCAAGGGTCGCGAGCTAGCCGCCAATCCCTACGCGAGCCTGTTGTTCTACTGGATCGAACTCGAACGTCAGGTGCGCGTGGAAGGCCGCATCGTGAAGACCAGCGCCGAAGAAAGCGATACGTATTTCGCGTCGCGCCCGCTCGGTTCACGCATCGGCGCGTGGGCATCCAATCAAAGTCAGGTAATTGAAAGCCGTTCGCAGCTCGAAACACGCGAACGGGAGATCAGCCTGCAATACGGTGACCAACCGCCGCGCCCACCACACTGGGGCGGCTATCGTTTGGTACCCGAAACAATCGAATTCTGGCAGGGCCGGCCGTCGCGTCTGCACGACCGCTTGCTCTACACGTGTTCAAGCGAAAACAGCGACTGGCAAATCTCCCGCCTATCGCCTTGA
- a CDS encoding tRNA A37 threonylcarbamoyladenosine dehydratase, with protein sequence MSSTTAHSDLTTSLDGSETADRARRFGGVARLYGAPALAAFEGAHVAVIGIGGVGSWVAEALARSAVGTLTLIDLDNVAESNTNRQIHALDGNYGKPKVEAMAERIAAINPFCDVRLVEDFVEPDNFTVTLGGGFDYVIDAIDSVRTKTALIAWCVEKKQPLITVGGAGGQLDPTRIRIDDLALTIQDPLLSKVRGQLRKLHGFPRGPKAKFKVSAVYSDEPLIYPEAAVCDIDEEAEHVTTSPGHTGPVGLNCAGFGSSVCVTASFGFAAAAHVLRALARQAAG encoded by the coding sequence ATGTCCAGCACCACCGCGCATTCCGATCTTACTACCAGCCTCGACGGGAGTGAAACCGCCGACCGCGCGCGGCGCTTCGGCGGCGTCGCCCGTCTGTACGGGGCGCCGGCGCTTGCTGCGTTCGAAGGCGCACACGTCGCCGTGATCGGCATCGGCGGGGTCGGCTCGTGGGTGGCGGAGGCGTTGGCGCGTAGCGCGGTCGGTACGCTGACCTTGATCGATCTCGACAATGTTGCTGAGAGCAACACTAACCGCCAGATCCACGCGCTGGACGGTAACTACGGAAAACCGAAGGTCGAGGCGATGGCGGAACGCATCGCGGCAATCAATCCGTTCTGCGATGTGCGGCTGGTTGAAGACTTCGTCGAGCCGGACAATTTCACGGTGACACTCGGCGGTGGTTTCGATTATGTGATCGATGCGATCGACAGCGTGCGCACCAAGACCGCGCTGATCGCGTGGTGCGTCGAGAAGAAGCAACCGTTGATTACGGTGGGTGGCGCGGGTGGTCAACTGGACCCGACGCGCATTCGGATCGACGATCTCGCGTTGACCATTCAGGACCCATTGCTGTCGAAAGTGCGCGGGCAGTTGCGCAAACTGCATGGCTTTCCGCGTGGTCCGAAGGCGAAGTTCAAGGTGAGCGCGGTGTATTCCGATGAGCCGTTGATCTATCCGGAAGCTGCCGTCTGCGATATCGACGAGGAAGCGGAGCACGTCACGACGTCACCGGGTCATACGGGACCGGTCGGTTTGAACTGTGCGGGGTTTGGTTCGAGTGTGTGTGTGACCGCGAGCTTCGGCTTTGCCGCTGCCGCGCATGTGTTGCGGGCTTTGGCCAGGCAGGCGGCGGGTTGA
- a CDS encoding thioredoxin has protein sequence MDTTLATFEQDVIAASTLAPVLVDFWAPWCGPCKTLGPMLEKLEAEAAGKWKLVKVNVDENQELAGHFQVRSIPHVMAFADGQPVDQFVGVLPEGQLREFIERLVPQGADAARLDAQAARAEGRRDDAYNALQAALAYDPGFDEARMDLIEMLLEDHRIDEARNEVDLLSPKTTQGIDARFNAIKTRLDAVDAAADLPPTDALEAKVAANPDDLEARFDLASALIARRKYEGALEHLLAIVQRDRTFRDDIGRKTMLSVFDLAAHQPELVSQWRRKLSALLF, from the coding sequence ATGGACACCACGCTGGCCACTTTCGAACAGGACGTCATCGCGGCGTCGACACTGGCCCCTGTGCTGGTCGATTTCTGGGCGCCATGGTGCGGCCCCTGCAAAACGCTCGGCCCGATGCTGGAAAAGCTCGAAGCCGAAGCCGCCGGCAAATGGAAGCTGGTGAAGGTGAACGTCGACGAGAACCAGGAACTGGCCGGACACTTCCAGGTGCGCAGCATTCCGCACGTCATGGCGTTCGCCGACGGCCAGCCGGTCGATCAATTCGTCGGCGTGCTGCCGGAAGGCCAGTTGCGCGAGTTTATCGAGCGCCTCGTCCCGCAAGGCGCGGACGCGGCACGTCTTGACGCGCAAGCCGCGCGGGCCGAAGGCCGTCGTGACGATGCCTACAATGCGCTGCAAGCCGCGCTCGCCTACGACCCGGGCTTCGACGAAGCGCGTATGGACCTCATCGAAATGCTGCTCGAAGATCACCGCATCGATGAAGCGCGCAATGAAGTCGACCTGCTGTCGCCGAAAACCACGCAAGGCATCGACGCGCGCTTCAACGCGATCAAGACCCGGCTCGATGCTGTAGACGCGGCGGCTGATCTGCCACCTACGGATGCACTGGAAGCCAAGGTCGCAGCGAATCCGGACGATCTCGAAGCACGCTTCGATCTGGCTAGCGCGCTCATCGCCCGCCGCAAATACGAAGGCGCGCTCGAGCATTTGCTCGCCATCGTGCAACGCGACCGCACGTTCCGCGACGACATCGGCCGTAAGACGATGCTGTCGGTGTTCGATCTCGCCGCGCATCAGCCGGAGCTGGTGTCGCAATGGCGGCGCAAGCTGAGCGCGTTGTTGTTCTAA
- a CDS encoding antitoxin VapB: protein MLTKVFRNGNSQAVRIPAELAFDRADVEVEIERVGEELRIRPTRRSLTGVLKKFGKFGPDFMSEGRGDHEQAEREDL from the coding sequence ATGCTTACCAAAGTCTTTCGCAACGGCAATTCGCAGGCGGTGCGTATTCCAGCCGAATTGGCATTTGACCGCGCCGACGTCGAGGTTGAAATTGAACGAGTTGGCGAAGAATTGCGGATCCGTCCAACCCGGCGTTCGCTGACCGGCGTGCTCAAGAAATTCGGCAAATTCGGGCCAGACTTCATGTCCGAAGGACGTGGCGACCACGAGCAGGCCGAGCGCGAGGATTTGTAA
- a CDS encoding tRNA(fMet)-specific endonuclease VapC: MPRYMLDTNICIYLMKNQPEQVAKRFAECFVGDVVMSAITFAELEYGVAVSANRARERRNLAALAEDILVMPFDSAAASAYGPIREATRERKKDQLDKLIAAHAVALGVVLVTNNERDFAAYPGLRVENWLNG; the protein is encoded by the coding sequence ATGCCGCGCTACATGCTCGACACGAATATCTGCATCTACCTGATGAAGAACCAGCCGGAACAGGTTGCGAAGCGCTTTGCGGAATGTTTCGTCGGCGATGTGGTGATGTCTGCCATTACTTTTGCAGAACTCGAATACGGCGTGGCGGTATCGGCGAACCGTGCACGCGAGCGCCGCAATCTGGCAGCACTCGCCGAAGACATTCTGGTCATGCCGTTCGACAGTGCGGCAGCCAGCGCGTACGGTCCGATTCGCGAGGCGACGCGTGAGCGTAAGAAGGATCAACTCGACAAGCTGATCGCGGCGCATGCCGTGGCGCTCGGCGTGGTGCTAGTGACCAACAACGAACGTGACTTCGCCGCGTATCCGGGGCTGCGCGTGGAAAACTGGCTGAACGGCTAA
- a CDS encoding O-acetylserine/cysteine efflux transporter, whose product MSPRDLLLALVVVVAWGVNFVVIKVGLHGVPPMLLGALRFTLAAVPAVFFVKRPQMPWRWLFAYGATISFGQFAFLFSAMYVGMPAGLASLVLQAQAFFTLIFAALFLHERFRVPNIVGLLIAAGGLAVIGLQGGHAMTLAGFVLTLCAACSWALGNIVTKKVGKVDLVGLVVWGSLIPPLPFFALSYAFEGPQRIVAALSGISAMSIFAVVYLAFIATLIGYGLWSRLLSRYPASQVAPFSLLVPIVGLASASLFLDEQLSAAQIVGALLVMAGLAVNVFGGWVVQRLSPAR is encoded by the coding sequence ATGTCACCTAGGGATCTGCTGCTCGCGCTGGTGGTCGTGGTTGCGTGGGGCGTCAATTTCGTCGTGATCAAGGTGGGCCTGCATGGTGTGCCGCCGATGCTGCTCGGCGCGCTGCGTTTCACGCTCGCCGCGGTGCCGGCGGTGTTTTTCGTCAAGCGGCCGCAGATGCCGTGGCGTTGGCTGTTCGCTTACGGGGCGACGATTTCGTTCGGGCAGTTCGCTTTCCTGTTCTCGGCCATGTACGTCGGTATGCCGGCGGGGCTCGCTTCGCTCGTATTGCAGGCGCAGGCATTCTTCACGCTGATTTTCGCGGCGCTGTTTCTGCATGAGCGTTTTCGCGTGCCGAACATTGTCGGTTTGTTGATCGCAGCGGGCGGCCTCGCGGTCATCGGCCTGCAAGGCGGCCACGCAATGACGCTCGCCGGTTTCGTCCTCACGCTGTGCGCCGCGTGTTCCTGGGCGCTCGGCAACATCGTCACGAAGAAGGTCGGCAAGGTCGATCTGGTCGGGCTGGTGGTGTGGGGCAGCCTGATTCCGCCGCTGCCGTTTTTCGCGCTGTCGTACGCGTTCGAGGGACCGCAGCGGATCGTCGCAGCGCTGTCCGGGATCAGCGCGATGTCGATTTTCGCCGTCGTGTACCTCGCGTTTATCGCGACGCTGATCGGCTACGGCCTGTGGAGCCGGCTCCTGTCGCGCTATCCGGCGAGCCAGGTGGCGCCGTTCTCACTGCTGGTGCCGATTGTCGGGCTGGCGTCGGCATCCTTGTTTCTCGACGAGCAGTTGTCGGCGGCGCAGATCGTGGGTGCCTTGCTGGTGATGGCGGGGTTGGCGGTGAATGTGTTCGGTGGTTGGGTCGTGCAGCGGCTTTCACCGGCGCGTTGA
- a CDS encoding N-acetylmuramoyl-L-alanine amidase, with the protein MSRKMLIKPFRSIESAATATHNWRRRQILRAGASTLVLGLVAPRLAWASSVLGVRVWPARDYTRVTIESDQPLQNTQQLLQGPDRLVVDLSGLDLDQALKDLVSKITPNDPQIQSVRVGQYQPHVVRMVFDLKGSVKPQVFTLPPVGAYKYRLVFDLYPAVAPDPLMDLLAQTERKQQTLDENNAPPATLSGPGTTPPTPDNSEAFFERYAQNGSGGPAPGVPRPPVHVTPTPAPPILGKPSAPTAPIAPPTALARNKGSNSSGSSASNLGDDSDSDDSYAFTNPKSGKSNTVRLLTVAIDPGHGGEDPGAIGSSGTYEKHIALDIAKKLRAKIDAQPNMRAMMTRDADFFVPLNVRVQKARRVGADLFVSIHADAFTTPDAKGSSVFALSEHGASSAAARWMANKENSSDQIGGINIKSADASVNRALFDMSTTAQIRDSMRYGNFVLNEIGGINKLHKGSVEQAGFAVLKAPDIPSILVETAFISNPDEERRLNDDAYREKMADAIMTGIKRYFAANPPLAKSRMT; encoded by the coding sequence ATGTCTCGAAAGATGTTGATCAAACCATTCCGCTCGATCGAATCAGCGGCTACCGCAACGCATAACTGGCGGCGCCGGCAGATTCTGCGCGCGGGTGCGTCCACGCTGGTGCTCGGCCTTGTCGCCCCGCGTCTCGCGTGGGCGAGCTCGGTGCTGGGTGTGCGCGTCTGGCCGGCGCGCGATTACACGCGCGTGACGATCGAGTCGGATCAGCCTTTGCAGAACACGCAGCAGTTGCTGCAGGGTCCGGACCGACTGGTGGTCGATCTGAGCGGCCTCGATCTGGATCAGGCACTGAAGGATCTGGTGTCGAAAATTACGCCGAACGATCCGCAAATTCAGTCGGTGCGCGTCGGGCAGTATCAGCCGCACGTCGTGCGCATGGTGTTCGATCTGAAGGGCTCGGTGAAGCCGCAGGTGTTCACGCTGCCGCCCGTCGGCGCGTACAAGTACCGGCTGGTGTTCGACCTGTACCCCGCTGTCGCGCCCGATCCGCTCATGGATCTGCTCGCGCAAACCGAGCGCAAGCAGCAAACGCTGGACGAAAACAACGCGCCGCCCGCCACGCTAAGCGGCCCGGGCACTACGCCGCCCACCCCCGACAACAGCGAAGCCTTCTTCGAGCGTTATGCACAGAACGGCAGCGGCGGCCCGGCGCCGGGCGTGCCACGTCCGCCGGTGCACGTCACGCCGACACCTGCGCCACCCATCCTGGGCAAGCCTTCTGCGCCGACGGCGCCTATCGCACCGCCGACCGCCCTCGCCCGCAACAAAGGCAGCAATAGCAGTGGCAGCAGCGCCAGCAACCTCGGCGATGACAGCGACAGCGACGATAGCTACGCTTTCACCAACCCGAAATCCGGCAAGAGCAATACGGTGCGTCTGTTGACCGTCGCCATCGATCCGGGCCATGGCGGCGAAGACCCGGGCGCGATCGGCAGCTCGGGCACGTATGAGAAACACATCGCACTCGACATCGCGAAGAAGCTGCGCGCGAAGATCGATGCGCAGCCCAACATGCGCGCCATGATGACGCGCGACGCCGACTTCTTCGTGCCGCTGAACGTGCGGGTGCAGAAGGCGCGGCGCGTGGGCGCAGACCTGTTCGTGTCGATCCACGCGGACGCGTTCACCACGCCCGATGCAAAGGGCTCGTCGGTGTTCGCGTTGTCGGAGCATGGCGCATCGAGCGCCGCGGCGCGCTGGATGGCGAACAAGGAAAACTCGTCGGATCAGATCGGCGGGATCAACATTAAGTCCGCCGATGCCTCCGTCAACCGCGCGCTATTCGATATGTCGACCACGGCGCAGATCCGCGATTCGATGCGCTATGGCAATTTCGTGCTGAACGAGATCGGCGGTATCAACAAGCTGCACAAAGGTTCGGTCGAACAGGCGGGGTTTGCCGTGCTGAAGGCGCCGGACATACCGTCGATCCTCGTGGAGACCGCCTTCATCAGCAACCCGGACGAGGAGCGCCGCCTGAACGACGACGCGTATCGGGAGAAGATGGCCGATGCGATCATGACCGGCATCAAGCGCTATTTCGCGGCGAATCCGCCGTTGGCGAAGAGCCGCATGACCTGA